A window of Microcystis aeruginosa FD4 contains these coding sequences:
- a CDS encoding NAD-dependent succinate-semialdehyde dehydrogenase, which translates to MGIASVNPATGEILKTFTPLTSEELAAKLALADATFQQYRRTAISERGQWLRQAADILERDQVTLAKTMTLEMGKPIKSAIAEVLKCALVCRFYADHAAGYLEDVLIATDASRSFVRYQPLGVILAVMPWNFPLWQVFRFAAPALMAGNVGLLKHASNVPQSALAVERILLEAGFPEGAFQTLLIGADHVSDLINDERVKAATLTGSEPAGISLAAAAGKQIKKVVLELGGSDPFIVLDTADIEAAAATAVTARLLNNGQTCIAAKRFIVMETVADQFEQLLVAKFQALKVGDPLDETVDIGPLATVSIVSEIAAQVEKTVAMGGKILVGGQRLEGKGNFYLPTILTDIPAGSPGEKEEFFGPVALLFRVKNIEEAIALANDSPFGLGSSAWTNNPEEIERLISEIEAGCVFINGMVKSDPRLPFGGIKRSGFGRELSVEGIREFVNVKTVWIK; encoded by the coding sequence ATGGGTATCGCTTCAGTTAACCCTGCCACGGGAGAAATTCTCAAGACTTTTACCCCTCTAACCTCGGAGGAATTGGCGGCGAAATTAGCCCTAGCTGACGCGACTTTTCAGCAGTATCGCCGCACCGCCATCAGTGAACGGGGACAGTGGTTACGGCAAGCGGCGGATATTTTGGAACGGGATCAGGTGACATTGGCTAAAACCATGACTTTAGAAATGGGGAAACCAATCAAATCAGCGATCGCAGAAGTCCTCAAATGTGCCTTGGTTTGTCGTTTTTATGCCGATCATGCCGCCGGTTATCTGGAAGATGTGTTGATTGCCACCGATGCTAGTCGCAGTTTTGTCCGTTATCAACCTTTAGGGGTAATTTTAGCGGTTATGCCCTGGAATTTCCCTTTATGGCAAGTATTTCGCTTTGCTGCCCCCGCTTTAATGGCGGGAAATGTCGGCCTACTCAAACACGCTTCTAATGTCCCCCAATCAGCTTTAGCGGTGGAAAGAATTTTATTAGAAGCTGGTTTTCCCGAAGGTGCTTTTCAAACTCTTTTGATCGGGGCTGATCACGTTAGTGATTTAATTAACGATGAACGGGTAAAAGCCGCCACTTTAACCGGTAGTGAACCAGCGGGGATTAGTTTAGCAGCCGCCGCCGGAAAACAGATCAAAAAAGTGGTTTTGGAGTTGGGAGGTAGTGATCCTTTTATCGTTTTAGATACTGCCGATATCGAGGCGGCAGCGGCTACGGCAGTGACAGCGCGATTGTTAAATAATGGTCAGACTTGTATCGCCGCTAAACGGTTTATTGTTATGGAAACTGTCGCTGATCAATTTGAACAGTTATTGGTGGCTAAATTTCAAGCTTTAAAAGTTGGTGATCCTCTCGATGAAACTGTTGATATTGGTCCTTTGGCCACGGTATCGATCGTCTCGGAAATTGCCGCCCAAGTGGAAAAAACCGTCGCTATGGGTGGTAAAATCCTTGTAGGGGGTCAACGTTTAGAGGGAAAAGGTAACTTCTATCTACCGACGATTTTAACCGATATTCCTGCTGGTTCTCCGGGGGAAAAAGAGGAATTTTTTGGACCGGTGGCTTTACTATTTCGAGTCAAAAATATCGAGGAAGCGATCGCTTTAGCTAATGATAGTCCCTTTGGTTTGGGTTCTAGTGCCTGGACGAATAACCCCGAAGAAATTGAGCGTTTAATTAGCGAAATTGAGGCCGGTTGTGTGTTTATTAACGGTATGGTTAAATCCGATCCTCGCTTACCCTTTGGGGGGATTAAACGTTCCGGTTTTGGACGGGAATTAAGTGTGGAAGGTATTCGCGAATTTGTTAATGTTAAAACTGTTTGGATTAAGTAA
- a CDS encoding helicase-related protein, translated as MPRIFDNIESHLLPILQESLLAAQRADFCVGYFNLRGWQSIDTYIDHFLGGDLSCCRLLIGMQKAPQELLQQSLSLLPRLNGIDKATSARLKKQIVQDFCQQLTWGNPSNRDQAALQRLGQQIQAGKLVIRLFLRYNLHAKLYLIHRDDVNNPMVGFLGSSNLTFAGLQQQGELNIDVLDHDACAKLQKWFNDRWSDTWSLDISADIVEVINQSWARESLIPPYHIYLKIAYHLSFEARAGLAEYKIPRQFDQDLLDFQKSAIKIAARYVQRRGGVLIGDVVGLGKTRIASILAYILQEDYDLEILIICPKNLLTMWEDYSHKYKLRAKIIPLSQVMQELPNLRRYRVVIIDESHNLRNREGKRYRVIQEYINTNESRCILLTATPYNKNYLDLSNQLRLFIQEDTNLGIRPERLLESLGGEIEFNRRHQSPVRSLAAFEKSDSPDDWRDLMRLYLIRRTRGFIKNNYATEDEQGRKYLKFADGSRVYLPQRQLKTIKFDLQDSVYARLYSEAVVITLNGLKLPRYGLGNYLIKGCKGTGEEETILKSLSRAGKRLMGFCRTNLFKRLESGGYAFLQSLDRHILRNYIFLHAMANNLPLPIGSQDLALLDTRYLDEDLVTHGEEDSIETEDTGGITGLEKEYQKRAEQVYQKYVSDYRKRFQWIKTEVFEPALKKDLQSDALILIALLHTCGTWQPETDEKLEKLWQLLQENHPQEKVLIFSQFADTVTYLVTQLQNRGVDKIAGVTGKSLNPAEMVHRFSPRSNSQQVEEEIRVLVATDILSEGLNLQDCAIIVNYDLPWAIIRLIQRAGRVDRIGQKASQVLCYSFLPAEGVERIIKLRTRLSQRLRENAEVVGTDEIFFEEEMDNQTLLDLYHEKSEVIDEDEDQEVDLTSEAYQIWKNAIEVDPSLKHTIENLPAVVYSTRCHTPTATHPEGVMVYLKTAGGNDALAWIDTQGNSVTQSQLTILRSAACHPQTPPIPLHPQHHQLVQKGTELIAEEETHSGGHLGRMTGAKFKTYQRLKRYAQDSSDNLFPPEVFNQAIAQLYHYPLRQSALDRLNRCLRTGISDQQLADLVVSLYQDDRLCIVHEEETNQEPQIICSLGLFQPS; from the coding sequence ATGCCGCGCATTTTTGATAATATTGAGTCCCATTTATTGCCAATTTTACAGGAAAGTTTATTAGCAGCCCAACGCGCTGATTTTTGCGTGGGTTATTTTAATTTGCGCGGTTGGCAGTCCATAGACACCTATATTGATCACTTTCTCGGTGGTGATTTGTCCTGTTGTCGTCTCCTGATTGGTATGCAGAAAGCACCCCAGGAATTACTACAGCAATCCCTGTCTTTATTGCCTAGATTAAATGGTATAGATAAGGCAACTTCCGCTCGTTTAAAAAAACAAATTGTTCAGGATTTTTGCCAGCAATTAACTTGGGGGAATCCTAGCAATCGCGATCAGGCAGCTTTGCAACGTTTGGGTCAACAAATCCAAGCGGGTAAGCTAGTAATTCGCCTATTTTTGCGCTATAATCTCCATGCTAAATTATACCTTATTCATCGAGATGATGTCAATAATCCAATGGTGGGATTTTTAGGTAGCAGTAATCTAACTTTTGCGGGATTACAACAACAGGGAGAATTAAATATTGATGTCCTTGACCACGATGCTTGTGCCAAATTACAAAAGTGGTTTAATGATCGTTGGTCAGATACTTGGTCTTTAGATATTTCTGCGGATATTGTCGAGGTAATTAACCAAAGTTGGGCCAGGGAAAGTCTGATTCCTCCCTATCATATCTATTTAAAAATAGCTTACCATCTTTCCTTTGAAGCGAGAGCCGGTTTAGCAGAATACAAAATTCCCCGACAGTTTGATCAAGACTTACTAGATTTTCAGAAATCGGCCATTAAAATTGCCGCTCGTTATGTGCAAAGACGCGGTGGGGTTTTAATTGGCGACGTGGTGGGGTTAGGAAAAACGCGCATCGCTTCCATTCTAGCATATATTTTGCAGGAAGACTACGATTTAGAAATCTTAATTATTTGTCCGAAAAACCTCCTAACTATGTGGGAGGATTACAGCCATAAATATAAATTAAGAGCGAAAATTATCCCCTTAAGTCAGGTGATGCAGGAATTGCCTAATCTGCGGCGCTATCGAGTGGTAATTATCGATGAAAGTCATAACCTGCGTAATCGGGAGGGTAAACGTTATCGGGTGATACAGGAGTACATTAACACCAATGAAAGTCGCTGTATTCTCTTGACTGCGACTCCCTACAATAAAAACTATCTTGACCTGTCCAATCAACTGCGTTTATTCATTCAAGAGGATACTAATCTCGGAATTCGTCCCGAAAGACTACTGGAATCTCTGGGAGGAGAAATCGAATTTAATCGCAGACACCAATCTCCGGTTAGGTCCCTAGCTGCCTTTGAAAAAAGTGACTCTCCCGACGACTGGAGAGACTTAATGCGTCTCTATTTGATTAGACGGACTCGCGGTTTTATCAAAAATAATTATGCTACAGAAGACGAACAGGGTCGCAAGTATCTAAAATTTGCCGATGGGTCGAGGGTATATCTTCCCCAACGACAACTAAAGACAATCAAGTTTGACCTACAAGACTCGGTTTATGCGCGTTTATATTCGGAAGCAGTGGTGATAACTCTCAACGGATTGAAGTTACCCCGTTACGGATTGGGAAATTATCTGATTAAAGGATGTAAAGGGACAGGAGAGGAGGAAACTATCTTAAAAAGTCTCTCCCGCGCGGGTAAAAGATTAATGGGATTTTGTCGGACGAATTTATTTAAACGTTTGGAGAGTGGGGGGTATGCTTTCCTACAATCCCTTGACCGTCATATTCTCCGCAACTATATTTTCCTTCATGCCATGGCCAATAATTTACCCCTTCCCATCGGGAGTCAGGATCTAGCTTTGTTAGACACTCGTTATCTGGATGAGGATTTAGTCACTCATGGAGAAGAAGACAGTATAGAAACCGAGGACACTGGGGGGATAACCGGGTTAGAAAAAGAGTATCAAAAAAGAGCCGAACAAGTGTATCAAAAGTATGTCAGTGATTATCGCAAGCGCTTTCAGTGGATTAAAACCGAGGTGTTTGAACCCGCGCTGAAAAAAGACTTACAATCCGATGCTTTGATTTTAATAGCGTTATTGCACACCTGTGGGACCTGGCAGCCAGAGACCGACGAAAAGCTAGAGAAGTTATGGCAGCTGTTACAGGAAAATCATCCCCAAGAAAAGGTGTTAATTTTTAGTCAATTTGCAGACACGGTGACTTATTTAGTTACTCAGTTGCAAAATCGGGGAGTGGATAAGATTGCGGGAGTGACGGGAAAATCTCTGAATCCTGCGGAAATGGTCCATCGTTTTAGTCCCCGCAGCAATTCTCAGCAAGTGGAGGAAGAAATACGAGTCCTAGTTGCGACGGATATCCTCAGTGAAGGGTTAAATTTACAGGATTGTGCCATTATCGTTAATTATGACTTGCCCTGGGCAATTATTCGTCTCATTCAACGGGCCGGAAGGGTAGATAGAATCGGTCAAAAAGCAAGTCAGGTTCTCTGTTATTCCTTTTTACCTGCGGAGGGAGTGGAGAGAATTATTAAACTACGGACGAGACTATCTCAAAGACTGCGAGAGAATGCGGAAGTGGTGGGGACCGATGAGATATTTTTTGAGGAGGAGATGGATAACCAGACTTTATTAGATCTGTATCATGAAAAATCTGAGGTTATCGATGAGGATGAGGATCAAGAAGTGGATTTAACTTCGGAAGCGTATCAAATTTGGAAAAATGCGATCGAAGTTGACCCTAGTTTAAAACATACCATAGAGAATCTGCCGGCGGTGGTTTATTCCACCCGTTGCCATACCCCCACAGCAACCCATCCAGAGGGAGTCATGGTTTATCTAAAAACTGCCGGAGGAAATGATGCTTTAGCATGGATTGATACACAGGGAAATAGTGTGACTCAATCCCAACTAACTATTTTACGTTCCGCTGCCTGTCATCCCCAAACTCCCCCGATTCCTCTCCATCCCCAACACCATCAGTTAGTACAAAAAGGTACAGAATTAATTGCGGAGGAGGAAACCCATTCCGGGGGACATCTCGGACGAATGACGGGGGCAAAATTTAAAACCTATCAGCGCTTAAAAAGATATGCTCAAGATAGCAGCGATAATCTTTTTCCCCCAGAGGTTTTTAATCAAGCAATCGCTCAACTCTATCATTATCCCCTCAGACAGTCCGCTCTCGATCGCTTAAATCGTTGTTTAAGAACTGGTATCTCTGACCAACAGTTGGCCGATTTGGTAGTATCTTTGTATCAAGATGACCGTCTCTGTATTGTTCACGAGGAAGAAACAAATCAAGAACCCCAGATTATCTGTTCCTTGGGTTTATTTCAACCTTCTTAA
- a CDS encoding Eco57I restriction-modification methylase domain-containing protein, translating into MSLNFSRTRDLLSNFQFGELFIEELGWSHPRGKKSLPVTIENQEYNCQRIAEVSGVVVLEVSREDIPDSQTRQEIQRQVTERIAENLLIFVDSKRTRSLWYWVKREGSKSQIRDHLYIKGQPGDLFLSKLAELVLDITDFEDGEPSVVEIAQLLQKGFDIEKITKKFYQEFQREHLQFLPFIQGIDRESDRKWYTSVILNRLMFVYFLQRKGFIDNDFNYLQNKFQASQRRGENLFYRQFLQTLFFQAFAKPESQRDASVTALVGKVKYLNGGLFLQHPLENRYQNICIDDQAFENILDLFSRYSWNLDDTPGGRDDEINPDVLGYIFEKYINQKAFGAYYTRPEITEYLCDRTINKWIVERSNQLYPRKQFASISELLINLDSPLCEILIKDILPQLSILDPACGSGAFLVAAMKTLIAIYSGVIGTIELRGDSKLKQWLAEVRKSHPSLGYYIKKRIISDNLYGVDIMEEATEIAKLRLFLALVAAAQSVTELEPLPNIDFNIMSGNSLIGLIRVDEKSFNLMGEENILQSLTAQNYQAILTEKNRSIELYKEHAFQLGEVEGTPQENRLQMLRNHIEDVNRESLVKLNQILLEEFSGKLSIKYESAQLTGKAKKRLLTLSDMQSLKPFHWGYHFDKLITEKGGFDVIITNPPWEVFKPQAKEFFSQHSDLVTKNKMDIKTFEKEQKKLLTNPEIAQAWLDYQSQYPHVSLYFRSSEQYKNQISIVNGKKQGTDINLYKLFVEQCFNLLHPQGECGMVIPSGIYTDLGTKQLREMLFSQTKVTGLFCFENRKEIFDNVHRSFKFVILSFEKNKQTLSFPVEFMRHDVEELQRFPHKDSLVISVDLIRKLSPDSLSVMEFKQDIDIQIAEKMSRFPLLGETLPDTWNLKLTSEFHMTNDSHLFKTEPAKGRLPLYEGKMIHQFTHQYALPKYWLDEKEARQALLKRGEVDNGQILDYQTYRLGFRDVARNTDIRTMIATILPPNVFCPHTMSLEKIDKQPTINLKERCYLLSIFNSFVFDRSIRDKVTSHLSFFYIYQTPIPRLKEGDRYFEEIVEKAAKLICVSEEFDELAKEVGIGSHKNGVTEETERAKILAKLDAIVAHLYELNEIEFQHILSTFPLVSESVKTATLKAYQNL; encoded by the coding sequence ATGTCCCTTAACTTCTCCCGGACTCGCGACTTATTATCTAACTTCCAATTTGGGGAACTGTTTATCGAGGAATTGGGATGGTCCCATCCTCGCGGGAAAAAATCTCTCCCTGTTACCATCGAGAATCAGGAATATAATTGTCAGAGAATCGCGGAAGTGTCGGGAGTGGTGGTATTAGAGGTAAGTCGGGAAGATATCCCCGATAGTCAAACTCGTCAGGAAATTCAGAGACAAGTTACCGAAAGAATAGCTGAAAATCTGCTGATTTTTGTCGATAGCAAACGGACGCGCAGTTTATGGTACTGGGTAAAAAGAGAGGGAAGTAAAAGTCAAATCCGCGACCATCTATATATAAAAGGACAACCGGGAGATTTATTTCTCAGTAAACTAGCGGAATTAGTTCTCGATATCACCGACTTTGAAGATGGGGAACCCTCTGTAGTCGAAATTGCCCAACTCTTACAAAAGGGTTTCGATATCGAAAAGATTACCAAAAAATTTTATCAGGAATTTCAGCGAGAGCATTTACAGTTCCTCCCCTTTATCCAGGGAATCGATCGAGAAAGCGATCGAAAATGGTACACTTCCGTTATCCTCAACCGTTTAATGTTCGTCTATTTCCTGCAGCGCAAGGGATTTATCGACAACGACTTCAACTATCTGCAAAATAAGTTCCAAGCAAGTCAACGACGCGGGGAAAATTTATTCTATCGTCAGTTTCTGCAAACCCTCTTTTTCCAAGCATTCGCAAAACCGGAATCCCAACGAGACGCATCTGTAACTGCATTGGTGGGAAAAGTCAAATATCTTAACGGAGGATTATTTCTCCAACATCCCCTAGAAAATCGTTATCAAAACATTTGTATTGATGACCAAGCATTTGAGAATATCCTTGATTTATTTTCCCGTTACTCTTGGAACCTTGACGACACTCCGGGGGGACGGGATGACGAAATTAACCCCGATGTCTTGGGATATATCTTTGAAAAGTATATCAACCAAAAAGCTTTCGGTGCTTACTATACCCGTCCGGAGATTACCGAATATCTCTGTGATAGGACGATTAATAAATGGATTGTCGAGAGAAGTAATCAACTTTATCCCCGCAAACAATTTGCCAGTATTTCTGAACTATTAATCAATCTCGATTCTCCCCTCTGTGAGATTTTGATTAAAGATATTCTTCCCCAGCTTTCTATTTTAGACCCTGCCTGTGGTTCCGGTGCTTTTTTAGTGGCTGCGATGAAAACTCTCATCGCGATTTATAGCGGGGTAATTGGAACAATTGAACTGCGAGGAGACAGCAAGTTAAAACAGTGGTTAGCAGAGGTAAGAAAATCCCATCCTTCCCTCGGATATTACATCAAAAAACGGATTATTTCCGATAACCTCTACGGTGTCGATATCATGGAGGAAGCGACAGAAATCGCAAAACTGCGTTTATTTCTTGCTTTAGTTGCTGCCGCGCAATCGGTGACGGAATTGGAACCCCTACCGAATATTGATTTTAATATCATGTCGGGAAATTCCCTCATCGGATTGATTCGCGTGGACGAAAAAAGTTTTAATCTCATGGGAGAGGAAAATATCCTACAATCTCTCACCGCGCAAAATTATCAGGCAATTCTCACGGAAAAAAATCGCAGTATTGAATTATACAAGGAACACGCTTTTCAGTTGGGAGAAGTGGAGGGAACCCCCCAAGAAAACCGTCTCCAGATGTTACGCAATCACATCGAGGATGTTAACCGCGAATCTTTGGTGAAATTAAACCAAATTCTCCTAGAGGAGTTTAGCGGTAAGTTGTCAATTAAGTACGAATCCGCACAATTAACGGGAAAAGCAAAGAAACGTTTATTAACTCTCTCTGATATGCAATCCCTGAAACCCTTCCACTGGGGTTATCACTTCGATAAACTGATTACGGAAAAGGGTGGTTTTGATGTGATTATCACTAATCCTCCTTGGGAAGTCTTTAAACCGCAAGCGAAGGAATTTTTTTCTCAGCATAGCGACTTGGTGACTAAAAATAAGATGGACATCAAGACGTTTGAAAAGGAACAGAAAAAACTGTTAACTAATCCCGAAATTGCTCAAGCATGGTTAGATTATCAAAGTCAATACCCCCACGTTAGTCTCTATTTTCGTTCCTCGGAACAATACAAAAATCAAATCTCTATTGTGAATGGTAAAAAGCAAGGGACGGATATTAATCTCTATAAGCTTTTTGTTGAACAATGTTTTAATCTCCTCCATCCCCAAGGTGAATGTGGAATGGTTATTCCCAGTGGGATTTATACCGATTTGGGAACCAAGCAACTGCGAGAAATGTTATTTTCTCAAACAAAGGTGACAGGATTATTTTGTTTTGAAAATCGTAAAGAAATTTTTGACAACGTTCATAGAAGCTTTAAATTTGTTATCCTCTCCTTCGAGAAAAATAAACAAACTCTTTCCTTTCCTGTGGAGTTTATGCGTCACGATGTTGAGGAATTACAACGTTTTCCCCATAAAGACAGTTTAGTAATTAGCGTCGATTTAATCCGCAAACTATCCCCCGATTCCCTCTCGGTAATGGAATTTAAACAGGATATAGATATTCAGATTGCCGAAAAAATGTCTCGTTTTCCCCTGTTAGGAGAAACCCTTCCCGATACATGGAATCTCAAGTTAACATCAGAATTTCACATGACTAATGATAGTCATTTATTTAAAACTGAACCCGCAAAGGGAAGATTACCTCTCTACGAAGGAAAAATGATTCATCAATTCACCCATCAGTATGCTTTACCGAAATACTGGTTAGATGAAAAAGAAGCAAGACAAGCTTTATTAAAACGCGGTGAAGTCGATAACGGTCAAATCTTAGACTATCAAACCTATCGTTTAGGATTTCGTGATGTTGCCAGAAATACGGATATTAGAACCATGATAGCGACAATTTTACCTCCTAATGTGTTTTGTCCTCATACAATGAGTTTAGAGAAAATTGATAAGCAACCAACTATAAATTTAAAAGAAAGATGTTATCTATTATCTATTTTTAATAGTTTTGTTTTTGATAGAAGTATCCGAGATAAAGTCACATCTCATTTATCGTTTTTCTACATCTATCAAACTCCTATCCCCCGATTAAAAGAGGGAGATAGATACTTTGAGGAGATAGTAGAAAAGGCAGCAAAATTGATTTGTGTAAGCGAAGAATTTGACGAATTAGCGAAAGAAGTGGGGATAGGTTCCCATAAAAATGGAGTGACAGAGGAGACAGAAAGAGCAAAAATTCTGGCTAAACTAGATGCAATAGTAGCCCACTTGTATGAATTAAATGAGATAGAATTTCAGCATATATTAAGTACCTTTCCCCTCGTTTCCGAAAGCGTCAAAACTGCCACCCTCAAAGCGTACCAAAACCTGTAG
- the surE gene encoding 5'/3'-nucleotidase SurE produces the protein MTSDRSLKLLISNDDGISALGVRTLANTLAAAGHQVTVVCPDGERSATGHGLTLHHPIRAEQVEGIFHPEVIAWSCSGTPADSVKFALSAVLKEPPDLVLAGINHGSNLGTDILYSGTVSAALEGLIEGIPSIAVSLASFKACDFQPAADFALKLVRKVTLNPFPVPTLLNVNVPPVSSAEIKGVKITRQGLRRYEETFEKRLDPRGKSYYWLIGEVVEDIEQPDYSHLPPEVPTDVRAIGENFITITPLQYNLTDVQGFRHLHRNSWLD, from the coding sequence ATGACTAGCGATCGCTCTTTAAAACTACTTATCAGTAATGACGACGGCATTTCCGCCCTAGGAGTCCGCACCCTTGCCAACACCCTCGCTGCCGCCGGTCATCAAGTCACCGTAGTTTGTCCCGATGGCGAGCGCTCTGCTACTGGTCATGGCTTAACCCTACACCATCCCATCCGGGCCGAACAGGTGGAAGGAATTTTTCATCCCGAGGTGATTGCCTGGTCCTGTTCGGGAACTCCGGCCGATTCGGTGAAATTTGCCCTTAGTGCCGTCCTCAAAGAGCCTCCCGATTTGGTTTTAGCTGGCATTAACCACGGGTCTAATCTCGGCACTGATATCCTCTATTCTGGCACGGTTTCCGCAGCCCTGGAGGGCTTAATCGAAGGTATTCCCAGTATTGCTGTTAGTCTCGCTAGTTTTAAAGCCTGTGATTTCCAACCGGCTGCGGATTTTGCCCTCAAGTTAGTCAGGAAAGTTACCCTTAACCCTTTTCCGGTTCCCACTTTACTCAATGTCAACGTCCCTCCGGTTAGTAGTGCCGAAATCAAGGGAGTGAAAATCACTAGGCAGGGATTGCGACGCTACGAGGAAACCTTCGAGAAAAGACTCGACCCCAGGGGTAAAAGTTATTACTGGTTAATTGGGGAAGTGGTGGAGGATATCGAACAACCGGACTACAGCCATTTACCCCCCGAAGTGCCTACGGATGTGCGCGCTATTGGCGAGAATTTTATCACCATCACGCCCCTCCAATACAATTTAACTGATGTGCAGGGTTTTCGACATTTGCACCGGAATTCTTGGCTTGATTGA
- a CDS encoding DUF3727 domain-containing protein has product MSPQFNFQENELEEADIITLWDEQGRSLDCYIENAYETDDLTYMLLVPVDTPVMILAWDEESEEEESDAFLIEDSEEIERIFADAKAVLAELDLLLKPTAHTLTVSGELPPLEEDNVLSLEIDSDEPSSSSEPEELQFLASFFSEDQKYSIYSPLAPLLFLAAGDGEGKVELVSPDDDGMGPILEELLFDELD; this is encoded by the coding sequence ATGTCCCCTCAATTTAATTTTCAAGAAAACGAACTCGAAGAAGCGGATATCATAACCCTCTGGGATGAGCAAGGTCGATCTCTAGACTGTTATATTGAGAATGCCTATGAAACCGATGACCTTACCTATATGCTTCTTGTCCCCGTGGATACCCCGGTGATGATTCTAGCTTGGGATGAGGAATCGGAGGAAGAAGAATCCGATGCCTTCTTAATCGAAGATAGCGAGGAAATCGAGCGGATTTTCGCCGATGCTAAGGCAGTTTTAGCAGAATTAGACCTATTGCTCAAACCCACTGCTCACACTTTAACTGTTAGTGGTGAATTACCGCCCCTAGAAGAAGATAATGTTCTCAGTTTAGAAATCGATAGCGATGAACCCTCCTCGTCATCAGAGCCGGAAGAATTGCAATTTCTCGCCAGTTTCTTTTCGGAAGACCAAAAATACTCGATTTACAGTCCCCTTGCTCCTTTGTTATTCTTAGCCGCCGGTGATGGGGAAGGGAAAGTTGAATTAGTTTCCCCCGATGATGACGGTATGGGACCGATTCTAGAGGAACTTTTGTTTGATGAACTCGATTAA
- a CDS encoding metal ABC transporter permease yields the protein MLEALQFDFMRQAIAAGILVSIACGIVGTLVVVNRVVFISGGIAHAAYGGIGIGYFFGINPVVGAIFFTFFSALGMGFLQRRIQERADTLIGVMWAIGMAIGVIFIDLTPGYKADLMSYLFGSILTVPRDDLWIMAAIDILIITLVSIFYKELLAISFDETFAIIRNIPVEIIYLGLMGITALTIVAVMQVVGLIMVIALLTIPAAISGQFVKNMKGMMVLAIILGIVFTLVGLWLSYSLNLTSGATIILVAGLGYLISLTWKPFILTITRKIANL from the coding sequence ATGCTAGAGGCTTTACAATTTGATTTTATGCGCCAGGCAATCGCCGCAGGAATATTAGTTAGTATTGCCTGTGGGATTGTGGGTACTTTGGTAGTAGTTAATCGCGTGGTTTTTATCAGTGGGGGAATCGCTCACGCTGCCTATGGAGGGATAGGAATCGGTTATTTTTTTGGGATTAATCCTGTGGTGGGGGCGATATTTTTTACCTTTTTTTCGGCTTTAGGCATGGGATTTTTACAGCGTCGTATCCAGGAGAGAGCCGATACTTTAATCGGCGTGATGTGGGCGATTGGTATGGCGATTGGGGTAATTTTTATTGATTTAACCCCCGGTTATAAAGCTGATTTAATGAGTTATCTTTTTGGTAGTATTTTAACTGTACCGAGGGATGATTTATGGATAATGGCAGCAATAGATATATTAATTATCACCTTAGTTAGTATCTTTTATAAGGAGTTGTTAGCCATATCTTTTGATGAAACCTTTGCGATTATTCGTAATATTCCCGTAGAGATAATTTATTTGGGTTTAATGGGAATAACTGCTTTAACTATTGTGGCAGTAATGCAGGTGGTAGGATTAATTATGGTAATTGCTTTGTTAACTATTCCTGCGGCTATCAGTGGACAATTTGTTAAAAATATGAAGGGAATGATGGTCCTAGCGATTATTTTAGGAATTGTCTTTACTTTGGTTGGTTTATGGTTATCCTATAGTTTAAATCTCACCTCGGGGGCAACAATTATTTTAGTGGCAGGATTGGGTTATTTAATCAGTCTTACTTGGAAACCTTTCATCCTTACTATCACCAGAAAAATAGCTAATCTTTAA